From the genome of Triticum aestivum cultivar Chinese Spring chromosome 3B, IWGSC CS RefSeq v2.1, whole genome shotgun sequence, one region includes:
- the LOC123070589 gene encoding peroxiredoxin-2C — MAPIGVGSTLPDGQLAWFDENDQMQQVSIHSLAAGKKVILFGVPGAFTPTCSNQHVPGFITQAEELKAKGVDEILLVSVNDPFVMKAWAKTYPDNKHVKFLADGAAAYTKALGLELDLTEKGLGLRSRRFALLADDLKVTVANVEEGGQFTISGAEEILKAL; from the exons ATGGCTCCGATTGGCGTGGGCAGCACCCTCCCCGACGGCCAGCTCGCGTGGTTCGACGAGAACGACCAGATGCAGCAGGTCTCCATCCACTCGTTGGCCGCCGGCAAGAAGGTCATCCTCTTCGGCGTCCCCGGTGCCTTCACCCCCACCTGCAG CAATCAGCATGTACCAGGCTTCATTACTCAGGCCGAGGAGCTCAAAGCCAAGGGTGTAGATGAGATCCTGCTTGTCAGCG TTAATGACCCCTTTGTCATGAAAGCATGGGCGAAGACATACCCAGATAACAAGCATGTGAAGTTCCTTGCTGATGGAGCGGCTGCATACACAAAAGCACTTGGTCTTGAGCTTGATCTTACGGAGAAAGGATTGGGTCTTCGTTCGAGGCGGTTTGCTCTCCTTGCTGACGACCTCAAGGTCACCGTCGCAAACGTCGAGGAAGGTGGCCAGTTCACAATCTCTGGTGCCGAGGAGATCCTCAAGGCACTGTAG